A genomic region of Lytechinus pictus isolate F3 Inbred chromosome 2, Lp3.0, whole genome shotgun sequence contains the following coding sequences:
- the LOC129279821 gene encoding G1/S-specific cyclin-E: MSRRSGRLQARQDNQALSECNTDENISMCTRKRKTREQDKSSISRAEGVQRRRQQFRIENRWVPISESSSIETSLLVPMHKEPSTPSEELMDTANWMTFRNLFPAHVSDRASPIPLLHWDDLPEVWSIMTRKEAMCPRKHDCLKRHPSLGERMRAILLDWLIEVCEVYRLHRESFYLAVDFVDKYLAAKENIPKTKLQLIGITSLFVAAKLEEIYPPKLHEFAYVTDGACTDDQILEQELIMLMTLNWDLTPITVNTWLNAFMQICNAEEIAHRKTNFHYPAYSSTDFVQVAQLLDVCTLDIGSMDFDYSILAASALYHVTNEEVTLNVTGMKWDDIAACVQWMTAFAMTIREVGVAQLKNFKNIYAGDAHNIQTHCSGLELLDKSHEKLKQLRESSCYSPVQVPGVLTPPQSDKKTKKGVL, encoded by the exons TGGGCGTTTGCAAGCGAGACAAGACAACCAGGCTTTATCCGAGTGCAATacagatgaaaatatttcaatgtgTACAAGAAAGAGGAAAACAAGGGAGCAGGACAAG AGTAGTATATCAAGAGCTGAAGGTGTTCAAAGGAGAAGGCAACAGTTTAGGATAGAG AACCGATGGGTACCAATCTCTGAGTCGTCATCAATAGAAACATCTCTTCTAGTTCCCATGCATAAGGAACCATCAACTCCTTCAGAAGAACTTATGGACACTg CCAATTGGATGACCTTCCGTAATCTGTTTCCTGCGCATGTATCAGACCGAGCTTCACCTATTCCTCTTCTACACTGGGATGATCTACCTGAGGTATGGAGTATAATGACAAGAAAGGAAGCTATGTGTCCAAGGAAACATGATTGTCTAAAGAGACATCCATCATTGGGGGAGAGAATGAGAGCTATTCTTCTAGATTGGCTTATTGAA GTGTGTGAAGTTTATAGGTTACATAGAGAGTCATTTTATCTAGCAGTAGACTTTGTAGATAAGTATCTAGCAGCCAAAGAAAATATTCCAAAAACAAAACTCCAGCTCATCGGTATCACATCATTATTTGTAGCTGCAAAACTAGAA GAAATCTACCCACCTAAGCTCCATGAGTTTGCGTATGTCACAGATGGAGCATGCACGGATGATCAGATCCTAGAACAAGAACTCATCATGTTGATG ACTCTGAACTGGGACTTGACACCAATCACAGTCAACACCTGGCTGAATGCATTCATGCAGATCTGTAATGCCGAGGAGATAGCCCATAGAAAGACCAACTTTCACTACCCAGCATACTCGTCTACAGACTTTGTTCAAGTAGCACAG CTTCTAGATGTATGTACCTTAGATATTGGTTCTATGGACTTTGACTACAGTATCCTTGCAGCATCAGCTCTCTATCATGTCACAAATGAAGAGGTCACTTTGAATGTAACTG GCATGAAGTGGGATGACATAGCAGCTTGTGTCCAGTGGATGACAGCCTTTGCCATGACAATCCGTGAAGTGGGCGTGGCTCAGCTCAAGAACTTCAAAAACATCTATGCTGGAGATGCACACAACATTCAAACCCATTGCTCAGGTCTAGAACTATTG GATAAATCCCATGAGAAATTAAAGCAGCTAAGAGAGTCTTCATGCTACAGTCCTGTTCAAGTGCCTGGTGTCTTAACCCCTCCTCAGAGtgataaaaagacaaaaaagggaGTTCTATGA